In one window of Pseudorasbora parva isolate DD20220531a chromosome 7, ASM2467924v1, whole genome shotgun sequence DNA:
- the zgc:194210 gene encoding uncharacterized protein zgc:194210 isoform X4 has translation MNLPPDHTEPAQLSEMALVTERILEPVQPTNPTEECKAPETVAISADFSNTTPEPSLLEAADDAEERSIESGNSDSRLTERASSEDSREGDNYKRLHLRTPLTDTLLSTETHKGLQGRYENSAESMSMDCTDMDTDLTESSSKHIEKATVMENISSREMDRPEENGRNRPPRIKMMLEKHNAAVTDTSRENMDFMKEINPIIQSFASRMNLTDQAGKPHDADKHQKESHKRAMDLDSPEFVDTPDRPDVDADSEEHGGGHGRSPRQSSGIKSKLNAATTLDNSRELADLIPGCTQTSVEHHMEENNSVDAPDVDQDIQKDTMSYQNQLRKILPTKSIRVSNNPRAQLDLDSPERVTSEVLDRDNSSERLEDQVAVPL, from the exons ATGAATTTGCCTCCTGACCACACTGAACCTGCACAGCTCTCAG AAATGGCTCTAGTAACAGAGAGGATTCTGGAACCTGTACAGCCAACAAATCCGACTGAAG AATGTAAAGCCCCAGAGACAGTTGCAATTTCTGCTG acttTTCCAACACAACTCCCGAACCAAGCTTGCTAGAAGCTGCAG ATGATGCTGAAGAGAGATCAATTGAGAGCGGCAACTCAG acagcagattAACTGAAAGAGCATCATCAGAAGACAGCAGAG AGGGTGACAACTACAAGAGGTTACATCTGAGAACTCCACTCACAG ACACACTCCTGTCAACAGAAACCCATAAAGGATTACAGGGACGTTATGAGAACTCAGCAG AGAGTATGAGTATGGACTGCACTGACATGGACACAGACTTGACTGAGAGCTCCAGCAAACATATCGAAAAAGCAACAG TGATGGAGAACATTAGTAGTCGGGAAATGGACAGACCTGAGGAGAACGGGAGAAACCGTCCCCCAAGGATCAAGATGATGTTAGAAAAACACAACGCTGCGGTCACTGACACGAGCAGAGAAAATATGGACTTTATGAAGGAGATCAATCCTATAATTCAAAGTTTTGCAAGTAGAATGAACCTCACAGACCAGGCTGGTAAACCACATGATGCTGACAAACACCAGAAGGAGAGCCACAAAAGAGCAATGGATTTAGACAGCCCAGAGTTTGTGGATACCCCTGATAGACCAGATGTTGATGCTGACAGTGAAGAACATGGTGGTGGTCATGGAAGATCTCCGAGACAAAGCTCAG GAATCAAATCAAAACTAAATGCTGCTACAACACTGGACAACAGCAGGGAACTGGCTGATCTGATCCCAGGATGCACACAAACATCTGTTGAACATCACATGGAAGAGAACAACAGTGTGGATGCCCCTGATGTGGACCAGGACATTCAAAAGGACACAATGAGCTATCAGAACCAGCTGAGGAAAATACTACCCACCAAGAGCATACGAGTATCCAACAACCCAAGAGCGCAGCTGGATTTAGATAGCCCAGAAAGAGTGACCAGTGAAGTTTTAGACCGGGACAACAGCAGTGAGAGGCTGGAAGATCAAGTGGCAGTTCCTCTGTAG
- the zgc:194210 gene encoding uncharacterized protein zgc:194210 isoform X3 produces the protein MKLINRSLSVLVFINAVYSAALRDAFEMNLPPDHTEPAQLSEMALVTERILEPVQPTNPTEECKAPETVAISADFSNTTPEPSLLEAADDAEERSIESGNSDSRLTERASSEDSREGDNYKRLHLRTPLTDTLLSTETHKGLQGRYENSAESMSMDCTDMDTDLTESSSKHIEKATVMENISSREMDRPEENGRNRPPRIKMMLEKHNAAVTDTSRENMDFMKEINPIIQSFASRMNLTDQAGKPHDADKHQKESHKRAMDLDSPEFVDTPDRPDVDADSEEHGGGHGRSPRQSSGIKSKLNAATTLDNSRELADLIPGCTQTSVEHHMEENNSVDAPDVDQDIQKDTMSYQNQLRKILPTKSIRVSNNPRAQLDLDSPERVTSEVLDRDNSSERLEDQVAVPL, from the exons ATGAAGCT CATCAACAGATCCTTGAGTGTTCTAGTCTTTATAAATGCCGTATATTCAGCAGCTCTGAGAG ATGCGTTTGAAATGAATTTGCCTCCTGACCACACTGAACCTGCACAGCTCTCAG AAATGGCTCTAGTAACAGAGAGGATTCTGGAACCTGTACAGCCAACAAATCCGACTGAAG AATGTAAAGCCCCAGAGACAGTTGCAATTTCTGCTG acttTTCCAACACAACTCCCGAACCAAGCTTGCTAGAAGCTGCAG ATGATGCTGAAGAGAGATCAATTGAGAGCGGCAACTCAG acagcagattAACTGAAAGAGCATCATCAGAAGACAGCAGAG AGGGTGACAACTACAAGAGGTTACATCTGAGAACTCCACTCACAG ACACACTCCTGTCAACAGAAACCCATAAAGGATTACAGGGACGTTATGAGAACTCAGCAG AGAGTATGAGTATGGACTGCACTGACATGGACACAGACTTGACTGAGAGCTCCAGCAAACATATCGAAAAAGCAACAG TGATGGAGAACATTAGTAGTCGGGAAATGGACAGACCTGAGGAGAACGGGAGAAACCGTCCCCCAAGGATCAAGATGATGTTAGAAAAACACAACGCTGCGGTCACTGACACGAGCAGAGAAAATATGGACTTTATGAAGGAGATCAATCCTATAATTCAAAGTTTTGCAAGTAGAATGAACCTCACAGACCAGGCTGGTAAACCACATGATGCTGACAAACACCAGAAGGAGAGCCACAAAAGAGCAATGGATTTAGACAGCCCAGAGTTTGTGGATACCCCTGATAGACCAGATGTTGATGCTGACAGTGAAGAACATGGTGGTGGTCATGGAAGATCTCCGAGACAAAGCTCAG GAATCAAATCAAAACTAAATGCTGCTACAACACTGGACAACAGCAGGGAACTGGCTGATCTGATCCCAGGATGCACACAAACATCTGTTGAACATCACATGGAAGAGAACAACAGTGTGGATGCCCCTGATGTGGACCAGGACATTCAAAAGGACACAATGAGCTATCAGAACCAGCTGAGGAAAATACTACCCACCAAGAGCATACGAGTATCCAACAACCCAAGAGCGCAGCTGGATTTAGATAGCCCAGAAAGAGTGACCAGTGAAGTTTTAGACCGGGACAACAGCAGTGAGAGGCTGGAAGATCAAGTGGCAGTTCCTCTGTAG
- the zgc:194210 gene encoding uncharacterized protein zgc:194210 isoform X2 — MCFYVSFSLTFGKCCNFPSRSPSWLSINRSLSVLVFINAVYSAALRDAFEMNLPPDHTEPAQLSEMALVTERILEPVQPTNPTEECKAPETVAISADFSNTTPEPSLLEAADDAEERSIESGNSDSRLTERASSEDSREGDNYKRLHLRTPLTETHKGLQGRYENSAESMSMDCTDMDTDLTESSSKHIEKATVMENISSREMDRPEENGRNRPPRIKMMLEKHNAAVTDTSRENMDFMKEINPIIQSFASRMNLTDQAGKPHDADKHQKESHKRAMDLDSPEFVDTPDRPDVDADSEEHGGGHGRSPRQSSGIKSKLNAATTLDNSRELADLIPGCTQTSVEHHMEENNSVDAPDVDQDIQKDTMSYQNQLRKILPTKSIRVSNNPRAQLDLDSPERVTSEVLDRDNSSERLEDQVAVPL; from the exons atgtgtttttatgtttCATTTTCACTGACATTTGGAAAATGTTGTAATTTTCCTTCTCGTTCTCCCTCCTGGCTCAGCATCAACAGATCCTTGAGTGTTCTAGTCTTTATAAATGCCGTATATTCAGCAGCTCTGAGAG ATGCGTTTGAAATGAATTTGCCTCCTGACCACACTGAACCTGCACAGCTCTCAG AAATGGCTCTAGTAACAGAGAGGATTCTGGAACCTGTACAGCCAACAAATCCGACTGAAG AATGTAAAGCCCCAGAGACAGTTGCAATTTCTGCTG acttTTCCAACACAACTCCCGAACCAAGCTTGCTAGAAGCTGCAG ATGATGCTGAAGAGAGATCAATTGAGAGCGGCAACTCAG acagcagattAACTGAAAGAGCATCATCAGAAGACAGCAGAG AGGGTGACAACTACAAGAGGTTACATCTGAGAACTCCACTCACAG AAACCCATAAAGGATTACAGGGACGTTATGAGAACTCAGCAG AGAGTATGAGTATGGACTGCACTGACATGGACACAGACTTGACTGAGAGCTCCAGCAAACATATCGAAAAAGCAACAG TGATGGAGAACATTAGTAGTCGGGAAATGGACAGACCTGAGGAGAACGGGAGAAACCGTCCCCCAAGGATCAAGATGATGTTAGAAAAACACAACGCTGCGGTCACTGACACGAGCAGAGAAAATATGGACTTTATGAAGGAGATCAATCCTATAATTCAAAGTTTTGCAAGTAGAATGAACCTCACAGACCAGGCTGGTAAACCACATGATGCTGACAAACACCAGAAGGAGAGCCACAAAAGAGCAATGGATTTAGACAGCCCAGAGTTTGTGGATACCCCTGATAGACCAGATGTTGATGCTGACAGTGAAGAACATGGTGGTGGTCATGGAAGATCTCCGAGACAAAGCTCAG GAATCAAATCAAAACTAAATGCTGCTACAACACTGGACAACAGCAGGGAACTGGCTGATCTGATCCCAGGATGCACACAAACATCTGTTGAACATCACATGGAAGAGAACAACAGTGTGGATGCCCCTGATGTGGACCAGGACATTCAAAAGGACACAATGAGCTATCAGAACCAGCTGAGGAAAATACTACCCACCAAGAGCATACGAGTATCCAACAACCCAAGAGCGCAGCTGGATTTAGATAGCCCAGAAAGAGTGACCAGTGAAGTTTTAGACCGGGACAACAGCAGTGAGAGGCTGGAAGATCAAGTGGCAGTTCCTCTGTAG
- the scxb gene encoding basic helix-loop-helix transcription factor scleraxis: MSFAMVRPTPGHFLCSEISMHSEDDDNGSEGSGSEDKSFRVASHNYGAFKLGAPKKRYTCRPVAVPTEIRPQIVEVRQRNTANARERDRTNSVNTAFTALRTLIPTEPADRKLSKIETLRLASSYISHLGNVLLVGEECGDGQPCLRSPGGLYHHHHNLPKSSTPSPDSENSQPRQICTFCLSNQRRLNKDRERKTALRS, translated from the exons ATGTCTTTTGCGATGGTGCGACCAACCCCAGGTCATTTCTTGTGCTCTGAGATCAGCATGCATTCCGAGGATGACGACAACGGCAGCGAGGGTTCTGGATCTGAAGACAAGTCCTTCCGTGTGGCCAGCCACAACTATGGGGCCTTTAAGTTGGGCGCTCCCAAAAAGAGGTATACCTGCCGACCGGTAGCGGTTCCTACTGAGATCCGGCCACAGATCGTTGAGGTAAGGCAGCGGAACACGGCAAATGCCCGAGAACGGGATCGCACGAACAGTGTGAACACTGCGTTCACCGCTCTGAGGACGCTGATACCCACCGAACCAGCCGACAGGAAACTGTCTAAGATTGAGACATTGAGGTTGGCCTCCAGCTACATCTCGCACCTGGGGAATGTCTTGCTTGTTGGTGAGGAGTGTGGAGACGGTCAGCCCTGTCTCAGGAGTCCTGGAGGCTTGTACCATCACCACCACAATCTCCCGAAGAGCTCGACACCCAGCCCGGACTCAGAAAACTCACAGCCCAGACAGATCTGCACCTTCTGCCTCAGTAACCAGAGACGGCTG aACAAAGACAGAGAAAGAAAAACTGCGTTAAGGAGTTAA
- the zgc:194210 gene encoding uncharacterized protein zgc:194210 isoform X1 has translation MCFYVSFSLTFGKCCNFPSRSPSWLSINRSLSVLVFINAVYSAALRDAFEMNLPPDHTEPAQLSEMALVTERILEPVQPTNPTEECKAPETVAISADFSNTTPEPSLLEAADDAEERSIESGNSDSRLTERASSEDSREGDNYKRLHLRTPLTDTLLSTETHKGLQGRYENSAESMSMDCTDMDTDLTESSSKHIEKATVMENISSREMDRPEENGRNRPPRIKMMLEKHNAAVTDTSRENMDFMKEINPIIQSFASRMNLTDQAGKPHDADKHQKESHKRAMDLDSPEFVDTPDRPDVDADSEEHGGGHGRSPRQSSGIKSKLNAATTLDNSRELADLIPGCTQTSVEHHMEENNSVDAPDVDQDIQKDTMSYQNQLRKILPTKSIRVSNNPRAQLDLDSPERVTSEVLDRDNSSERLEDQVAVPL, from the exons atgtgtttttatgtttCATTTTCACTGACATTTGGAAAATGTTGTAATTTTCCTTCTCGTTCTCCCTCCTGGCTCAGCATCAACAGATCCTTGAGTGTTCTAGTCTTTATAAATGCCGTATATTCAGCAGCTCTGAGAG ATGCGTTTGAAATGAATTTGCCTCCTGACCACACTGAACCTGCACAGCTCTCAG AAATGGCTCTAGTAACAGAGAGGATTCTGGAACCTGTACAGCCAACAAATCCGACTGAAG AATGTAAAGCCCCAGAGACAGTTGCAATTTCTGCTG acttTTCCAACACAACTCCCGAACCAAGCTTGCTAGAAGCTGCAG ATGATGCTGAAGAGAGATCAATTGAGAGCGGCAACTCAG acagcagattAACTGAAAGAGCATCATCAGAAGACAGCAGAG AGGGTGACAACTACAAGAGGTTACATCTGAGAACTCCACTCACAG ACACACTCCTGTCAACAGAAACCCATAAAGGATTACAGGGACGTTATGAGAACTCAGCAG AGAGTATGAGTATGGACTGCACTGACATGGACACAGACTTGACTGAGAGCTCCAGCAAACATATCGAAAAAGCAACAG TGATGGAGAACATTAGTAGTCGGGAAATGGACAGACCTGAGGAGAACGGGAGAAACCGTCCCCCAAGGATCAAGATGATGTTAGAAAAACACAACGCTGCGGTCACTGACACGAGCAGAGAAAATATGGACTTTATGAAGGAGATCAATCCTATAATTCAAAGTTTTGCAAGTAGAATGAACCTCACAGACCAGGCTGGTAAACCACATGATGCTGACAAACACCAGAAGGAGAGCCACAAAAGAGCAATGGATTTAGACAGCCCAGAGTTTGTGGATACCCCTGATAGACCAGATGTTGATGCTGACAGTGAAGAACATGGTGGTGGTCATGGAAGATCTCCGAGACAAAGCTCAG GAATCAAATCAAAACTAAATGCTGCTACAACACTGGACAACAGCAGGGAACTGGCTGATCTGATCCCAGGATGCACACAAACATCTGTTGAACATCACATGGAAGAGAACAACAGTGTGGATGCCCCTGATGTGGACCAGGACATTCAAAAGGACACAATGAGCTATCAGAACCAGCTGAGGAAAATACTACCCACCAAGAGCATACGAGTATCCAACAACCCAAGAGCGCAGCTGGATTTAGATAGCCCAGAAAGAGTGACCAGTGAAGTTTTAGACCGGGACAACAGCAGTGAGAGGCTGGAAGATCAAGTGGCAGTTCCTCTGTAG